A single window of Ferrimonas balearica DSM 9799 DNA harbors:
- the fliD gene encoding flagellar filament capping protein FliD has protein sequence MGLTAAGIGSGLDINGIVSALVDASFVPRQVTLDQREAAVQTEVSAIGTLKSAMSEFQDKLESLQKLDTFDKRKATTNISDYLTASAESDATPGTYNVVVKSLAESHKIGSAAVADADSPVGEGQLTLTAGVDDEGNPTSMTLNVEADDTLADIAAKINSAEDNPGITATIITGDNGPRLVMTSDKTGTDHQITVTATDTNGTGLTDTFGAMEELVAAENASLTIDGMDVTSQSNSVKDAIQGVTLNLKDADLSKTTKVTIAKDTGSAKTVIKEFVDAYNGLQEQIDSLSAYDAETETAGPLQGDSLPRSITSQLRNVMSSAYDLGNGETGSLAQFGLSFDRYGKLNIDDDQLNDALKDDAASIAQLFAAEDTGLAYRLDSTVDVYTQTGGLLSSRDDTLKSQLDRIESDRDQLNRQMAAYEARLFKQFNAMDSVVYQLNAQAAMLTERLSSLPGLVRSS, from the coding sequence ATGGGCTTAACGGCCGCAGGTATTGGTTCCGGACTGGACATCAACGGCATTGTGTCGGCGTTGGTGGATGCCAGTTTTGTGCCGCGCCAGGTGACGCTGGATCAGCGGGAGGCGGCGGTACAGACTGAGGTGTCGGCTATCGGCACCCTCAAATCCGCCATGAGTGAATTCCAGGACAAGCTGGAGTCGCTGCAGAAGCTCGACACCTTTGACAAGCGCAAAGCCACCACCAACATCAGTGATTACCTGACCGCCAGCGCAGAGTCTGACGCGACTCCGGGCACCTACAACGTGGTGGTCAAGTCGCTGGCGGAGAGCCACAAGATCGGTTCAGCGGCCGTCGCCGATGCGGATTCGCCGGTGGGGGAGGGGCAGTTAACCCTCACTGCGGGCGTGGACGACGAGGGCAACCCCACCTCGATGACCCTCAATGTTGAGGCGGACGACACCCTCGCCGACATCGCCGCCAAGATCAACAGCGCCGAAGACAATCCGGGCATCACCGCCACCATCATTACCGGTGACAACGGGCCGCGACTGGTGATGACCTCGGACAAAACCGGTACCGATCATCAGATCACCGTGACCGCCACTGACACCAACGGCACCGGCCTGACCGACACCTTCGGCGCGATGGAAGAGCTGGTGGCGGCAGAAAACGCCAGCCTGACCATTGATGGCATGGACGTTACCTCCCAGAGCAACAGCGTTAAAGACGCCATTCAGGGGGTGACGCTGAACCTGAAAGATGCGGATCTCAGCAAGACCACCAAGGTCACCATTGCCAAAGACACCGGCAGCGCTAAGACCGTTATCAAAGAGTTCGTTGACGCCTATAACGGACTGCAGGAGCAGATCGACAGCCTCAGTGCCTACGATGCGGAGACCGAAACCGCCGGGCCGCTGCAGGGCGACAGCCTGCCCCGTTCCATCACCAGCCAGCTGCGCAATGTGATGAGCAGCGCCTATGACCTCGGTAACGGTGAAACCGGCTCACTGGCCCAGTTTGGCCTCAGCTTTGACCGTTACGGTAAGCTCAATATCGATGACGATCAGCTGAACGACGCCCTGAAGGACGATGCGGCCAGCATTGCCCAGCTGTTTGCCGCCGAGGACACCGGTCTGGCTTACCGGCTGGACAGCACCGTTGACGTCTACACCCAGACCGGCGGACTGCTCTCCAGCCGGGATGACACTCTGAAAAGCCAGCTCGACCGCATCGAGTCAGACCGGGATCAGCTGAACCGCCAGATGGCCGCCTACGAGGCCCGCCTGTTTAAGCAGTTCAACGCGATGGATTCGGTGGTGTATCAACTGAATGCCCAGGCGGCGATGTTGACTGAGCGCCTCTCCAGCCTGCCGGGTCTGGTAAGAAGTAGCTGA
- the fliS gene encoding flagellar export chaperone FliS, which produces MRGSLKAYNKVNISSQAAEASPHKVVQLLLGGSIDKLLQAKLAIEQNATAKKGELIGRTVEIVAHLQAALDFEQGGEIAQNLSAMYDYMVRRLVDANQNNDVDALMEVIDLLRTVKSGWDAIPVEHHHLKKPA; this is translated from the coding sequence ATGCGAGGCTCACTGAAGGCATACAACAAGGTCAACATCAGCAGTCAGGCGGCGGAAGCCAGTCCGCACAAAGTGGTACAACTTTTATTGGGCGGCAGCATCGATAAGTTGCTGCAGGCCAAATTGGCCATTGAACAGAACGCCACCGCCAAGAAAGGCGAGCTGATTGGCCGCACGGTTGAGATCGTGGCGCATCTCCAGGCGGCACTGGACTTTGAGCAGGGTGGCGAGATCGCTCAGAACCTCTCCGCCATGTACGACTACATGGTGCGACGTCTGGTGGATGCCAACCAAAACAACGACGTCGATGCGTTGATGGAAGTGATTGATCTGCTTCGCACCGTGAAGTCCGGCTGGGACGCCATCCCGGTTGAGCACCACCATCTTAAGAAACCCGCATAA